A single genomic interval of Sebastes umbrosus isolate fSebUmb1 chromosome 11, fSebUmb1.pri, whole genome shotgun sequence harbors:
- the LOC119497582 gene encoding chemokine-like receptor 1 gives MEKFTTVPFYHINTTDVSHANVSLFDKYAELRQSLNTLSLVVYCLAFVLGVLGNGVVIWVTGFKMKKTVNTVWFLNLAVADFLFTAFLPLRVTYMALDFHWPFGQFMCKLHSTITSLNIFASVYILMVISVDRCVSVVLPVWAQNHRSVRKASCVSLGVWVLALILSIPDFIFRDTEPSSNNDKIINCFNNYVLSGNETSSVIQLRDEAMTITRFLLGFLVPFTVIVSCYAVIIHRIRRNRTLASQSSRPFKIIAAVITTFFLCWAPYHIMELIEMVNFRPTYDSETLHLVTIIGGPIAKSLAFLNSGLNPLLYVFMGQDFKDRVHKSILNVLENAFQDEVSRSHTYKTSTVISRSKDKSVSDTSV, from the coding sequence ATGGAGAAATTTACTACTGTACCTTTCTATCACATCAATACAACAGATGTATCTCATGCAAATGTCTCTTTGTTTGACAAGTATGCAGAGCTGAGACAGTCTCTCAACACCTTGTCCCTCGTTGTTTACTGTCTGGCCTTTGTCCTTGGTGTGCTCGGGAATGGAGTGGTTATCTGGGTGACCGGGTTCAAGATGAAGAAAACCGTTAACACAGTTTGGTTCCTCAACCTGGCTGTGGCCGACTTCCTCTTCACAGCATTCCTGCCCCTGAGAGTGACCTACATGGCTTTGGATTTCCACTGGCCTTTTGGCCAGTTCATGTGCAAACTTCATTCCACTATAACCTCTCTGAACATCTTTGCCAGTGTCTACATTCTGATGGTGATCAGTGTGGacagatgtgtgtctgtggtgttgCCCGTCTGGGCCCAGAACCACCGGAGTGTACGCAAGGCGTCCTGTGTGAGTCTGGGTGTTTGGGTACTGGCTCTGATTCTCAGCATTCCTGACTTCATCTTCAGGGACACTGAGCCGTCATCTAACAATGACAAAATCATCAACTGCTTCAACAACTATGTTCTTTCTGGTAATGAAACATCGTCTGTGATACAGCTTCGTGATGAGGCCATGACCATCACTCGCTTCCTCCTGGGATTTCTTGTCCCCTTCACTGTCATTGTCTCCTGTTATGCTGTGATAATCCATCGTATCAGAAGAAACCGCACCCTGGCCAGCCAGTCAAGTCGCCCCTTTAAGATCATCGCCGCAGTTATCaccactttttttctgtgttggGCTCCGTATCACATCATGGAATTAATTGAGATGGTGAATTTCAGGCCTACTTATGATAGTGAAACATTGCACCTTGTCACCATTATTGGTGGTCCTATAGCAAAGAGCCTGGCCTTTCTCAACAGTGGCTTGAACCCACTGCTGTATGTGTTCATGGGACAAGATTTCAAAGACAGAGTTCATAAATCTATCCTGAATGTTTTGGAGAATGCCTTCCAGGATGAGGTTTCTCGCTCTCACACCTACAAAACGTCTACGGTCATCAGCAGAAGCAAAGATAAGTCAGTTAGTGACACTTCGGTATGA